TATCGACAACCGCACCACCGGGTCGTTCATCCTGATCGACCAAGCCAGTGGTGTGACGGTGGGCGCCGGCCTCATCGGGTGAGGTTGCGTACGCGGCCGGGCAGGACGGGGCCGGCGGCAGGTCGCTCGCCGGAAGGCGTCTCGGCCGACCTGGTCTTGAGCCGCGTGGCTTTGCGCGATGGATTGTGGCGCTAGCAGGCGTCTCGTATTGAATACGACGGCGGCGGGCACGTTAATCTACTGGCCGGTACGAATGCGCTCGAGTCCTTCGGTCCGGCGCGCTGGGCATGCCCGCCTCAAGCCTCTACCGCTTTTCGCCGACCATGCCGCGCTGATGACAGAGTTGCGCGTCAACGCCTATGCCGGGCTGTGCGAGCAGTTGGTGGGCGGAGGCGACGCCGCCAATCCACGCGACCGTCGGTCCCAGTTCCGTTCGATGGCACGGTCTTTCCGGCGATGGTCATTGAGTAAGCCGGACGAGTTCGGCCTGCTCTACAACTCGCCCGCACCCGGTGAGGACAACTGGTCGGGACCGGTATTCGTGGAGCGTGCGCGGGCAGGAACGATCGTCGGCAGCGTGATCGAGAAGGCGCTCGCGACCGGTCAACTCGTGCCGACGACGCGCGGCGTCGAACTCCGCAAGACACCCGATTTGGTCGACGCCGACGGTAAAACGCTGACCTCGGCGGCGGTGTCGGTCACGATGGTCGGTTGGGCAGCGCTGGTCGGCCAGCTCTGCTTGGAAGCGCGGCGGGCCACGATGGTCGAAGACCCTGCGATCCAATTCGAGCAATACCTCGACGCCGTCACTGCCGCATGGGTTTCCTCCCGCCGCCTCGGCTCAGCGTCGCCGGTTGAGCCGACCTTCCCAGCTGGTTGAGTCGATCGGAAGCTCAACGGTGTGACACCGGGCTCGCCCAGGCGACGAAGTTGCCGGCGAGGTGCCCCTCGCGGACCGGGGAGTCGGGGTCGCAGGTGATCAACGCGAGCACTCGCTCGTCGGTGTCGCCCCACACTGACGGGTCGCTGGTGAGTTCCTGTTTGTCGACCTGCCGGGTGCGGGTGACCGCGAACTGGGTGACCTCACCCGTCCGCGCCGTGACCGCGACCAGATCGCCAACTCGCAGCGACGGCAGGCGGTGGAAAACATCGGGGCCGGAATAGGTGACGTGGCCGGCGATCACGCAGATGCCGGGTCGGCCGGGGGCGACCGACCCGGTGTACCACTGCACGGTGTTCGCCGGCGGCACCATCTGCCCCTCGGAGTTGAGGCCGAGAGCGGCCACCGGTTCGTCGAGTTGAATCGCTGGAATGACCAGCCGCGCGGGCACTCCAGTGCCGTCCGGCCCGGCTCCGGAGGCGCCGGACGACGACGCGTCCGGGGTCGACACCGGAGGTGGCGACGCGGCACCGCCGCCGGACTCCGGTGTCCCCCAACGCCATAGTGCGCCGGCCGCGCTCAGCCCGCAGGCGAGTGCGAGCAGGTCGCGACGGGTGGCCGACGGCAAGGGCTGTTACCTGCGCGTGGCGCGAGTCGGCTCGACGACCTGCACCCACGACTGGTCGTTGACGGTCGACGGGCCGTCCGCCGGCACGACGACGCCGAACCGGAAACCCCTCGCCTTCAGCTTGGTGACCGCGGCGTCGAGGAAACGCACCTGCCGCGCACCGCAGTCGAGCACGTCGTTGCCGTCGTGCAACAGGATGAGCGCCTGGTCGACCGCGTTGCCGACGACGTACTCGACAACCCCGCGCCGGCCCGGGCATTCGAAGTCGCCCGGGTCGGACGTCGCCCAGTGCCACATCACGCCGCCCCACATCTGCTCGCGTCGGATCACGGCGTTGCCGGAGTCGGTTTCGACCCCGAACGGGTACCGGAACAGCACCGGCTTTACCCCGGTAACCGACTGGATCACCGCATTGGTGCTGGTGATTTCGGTGTCGGCTTGCTCGGGCGTGAGCGAGGTGAAGTTGGGGTGACTGTAGCTGTGGTTGCCGATCGTGTGGCCCTCCCTGGCTACTCGGCGGGCGAGGGCCGGGTTGGCCGCGACGTGCGAACCCTGCATGAAGAAGGTCGCCTTCACGTTGTGTTTCGCCAGGACCCGCAGCACCTGCGGGGTCAGCGCGCTCGGGCCATCGTCGAAGGTCAGCGCGACGATCGGTCGGGTGCTGGTCGGAGTGCCACGATGGGCCGGGGTGCCGGCGCGCGACGGGTTGGCTTCGGCGACCGGCGCGCACGCCAGCGCCGACAGCGCGACTGCGGCGACTGCCGCAGTCGACGCCCGCCGGCGGGTGATCACTTGCTCAAGCCGTTCAAGCCGCGGCGCACGATGCGGGTGAGCACGAACAAGGTGAACAGCAGGGTGACGACGAGCAGTATGTAGTGGATCGTGGTCATTGCGCTCGCGGCGACCAGGCCGGTGCCGACGACCGGGCCTTTGGGCGGTTGGTACATGGAAATCTCCTTGAATCAGTTGTGAATTGGGAAAGTGGTGGTTACCAAACTTGCTGCGAGGAACGCAGACTCTTGAAGATCGAGACCGAGGTGCAGGTCTCGAGGAACATTCCGTACACGTCCTCGACGAGGACGGTGCCGGCGATGGTGAGGTCGACCCAGGTGCGACCGGGCACCCGCCAGGCCGAGCTGACCCGCTCGACCCACATCACGGCAAGCGGCACTAGGCCGAGCAGCGAGAAGGCGAACCCGGTCGCGAGCACGAGGATCAGCACGACGTAGAACACCCAGAGCAGTCGCATCGTGAGACCGAACCCGAACAGCATGTAGGCCAATAGGTCGCGTCGGGTGGCCGGCGTCCAGCCGCGCTTGCGGCATTCGTCGACCCCGCCGCGTCCCCAACGCTGTCGTTGTTGCCATAACTCCTTGAAGGTGTCGGGGGTGTCGGTCAGCACGGTCGCGCCCGGCGCGGCCCGCACCTCGTACCCGAGGGTCTTCAGGTCGAGAGTGAGCCCGTAGTCCTCGATGAGGCTATGCTCGTCCCACGGCCCGGGCCGGTCGAATTCGGCTACAACGTAACGCAATACGCTTCCGCGGTACAGCGAAGCGGCGCCGGATGCCACCTGCACGCGCCAGCCGCGCAACTCGCGGGTGTCGTCGTAGCGGGCGTATTCCAGCCGCTGCAACCGCCACGCGAGCCCTGTGCTGTCCTTGGCCCAGTAGCGGGCGCAGACGGCGGCGCGGCGGCGTCCGTCGAGCAGCCCGACGAGCAGGTGTTCGAGAGTGTCGTTTGCCAGCGTGGTGTCGGCGTCCATCGTCAGCACGAAGTCTGCGTCCTGCCCGTGTGCGAGCCACGCCTGGTTCATCGCGCCCGACTTGCGGGCGCGGTTGTCGACGGTCTCCATGACGGTTACGGGGTAGCGCGCGGCGATCGCCGCGGTGTCGTCGGTGCAGTTGTCGCAGGCGACGACGACCTGGGTGGGGGGCAGGCTCTGCTGGAGCACCGACTCGATGGTGTCGGCGATCTGCTCGGACTCGTTGTGCGCGGGCACAATCACCAGCACGCGCAGCCCCGACAACTCCTGCGGCGACGCAGGCGAGGAATGGCTCGCCAGCGGTACCGCTCGCCCCGCGGCCAGGTGTCGTGGACGGCGCAGGTGCCTGGGCCCGCACGGGTTCGTTGGTGACCGCGACGCACCGTTTCCGCTGGTCACGGCGGTGTCGTAAGTGTGGTTCATGACGTGTCGAAGCCCCCGGCCCGGCGCGGCACCTGGCCGCGGTCGTTCAAGTGCCCGGCCACACCTGTCGGGTGGCCGGACGCGGAATGTCTGGAAGGTGGCAGCGCATGCCGTCGCAGACCCGTTGCGTGGACGCAACGGGTTGACAGATACGAACAACGATCGGGTCGAACCCGCGGCGCCCGAAGGGCTCACGATGATCGGCAGCTGACCTAACGCCTCAGGAACGGACGAGCGAGCATTCTCGGCGTACGGTGTTCCGGCCGGGTGGCTGCCGCAGACCAAGCGGCGGATTCAGCGATAACTGCGGTGCAGTGGCATCGCCGGGGTCTGGTTGCGTACACAATACGCACAGACTTCCCAGCGGTGCAAACCTCTAGCTCGTCCCTGGACGCTGGGTCGGTTCGGCGGGTGCCCATCCCAGGGCGCGGTCGAGCAATTCGGGCACGGCCTCACTGCTCAGGCCGACCCGGGCGCGCACCTTGACGACGTACGCGACGCCGTCCTCGCCGACCCGCACTGTCACTTCGGACGGTCCAATGAGGCCGACAGCGCGGATCGACGCGACGGCGACACGGCCGACCTCGGAGGCGTCGGCGCCAGTGACGCGGTGCAGCCGGAAGGTCTGACCGCCGGCGGTGCCGGGCTCGGCGGAGCGTTGGAGGACGACGAGCAGCGGGCTGCCGTCGTGCTTGTTGCGCGGACGGTATAGCACCACCCGGTACTCGGTGCCGGGCACGAACCGCTGCAGCATGAAGCCGGACGCGGGCTCGAGGTCTTCGAGTTCGCTTGGGTCGTGCGCGACCACGAGCGCCCCGCGCGAGCCGTTCTCCTCGCGCGGGCGCACGATCACCGGACCGCCGAGGGCGTCGAATACGGCTGTGCTGTCGGAGAATTCACTGGCCGCACCAGTGGGTGGGGTCGGCACGCTCCGGGCCTGCAGTTGCCAGGTGGTGAAGAGCTGGTCATTGGCGATGGCGGCCGGCCCGGGGCCCGCCACCACGATATCGACGCCGGGGCCGAAGCCGGCTCGAGCGGCGGCCAGGTCGGGCAGTTCGGCGCTGCGGGTTGGAACCACGACCGTGACGCGTTCCTCCTCGATGATGCGGCGCAGCACGCCGAGTCGCTCCTTGTCGCGGATCTCGGGCACTTGGTGCACGGCGTCGACACCATAGAGCCAGACGGGTTCGGAGTCGACGCCAATGACGGAAACGCCGCGGTGCACGAGCTGCCGCACGACCGACAGGCCAACTGGGCGTGAGACGCCGGTGACGAGCACACGCAATTGGCCTCGCGCGTCGGCGCTGCCGGTGCCGGCCGCGTGTTCACCCGCCGGCGCGGGATTCTCGGTTGTCGTCATTGAACTTTCCCCCATGCGAAAGTGCGACGCCGCGATACGTCGAGTTGTCCGCAAGCCCATCAGTGGGGGGCGGCCTGTGATTTTGTCCGGCACTGAGACGCCACAAAACGCAGTCGGGTTGCCACCGATCATAGATATGCCGATGGTGCAGCTACAAGCGAATGCTATGTGCCCGACTCAATTCCGCGATCACTGTACGCACCGTGTGCGGTACTGCGTAAGAGTCTCAGCCCCTGAGACTATCCAGTGCGGTGAGGTGCGGGGTCTGAAGCGGGTGTTACCGGCGTCACAACCGCTCGCCGTGCTGCGCGGGGATGTGCTACTGCCTGTCGAGGGAAGTGGCCGCTGCGTTCACTTGAATTCGAGTCGTCCGCAATGTGACCGAGGTCCGCCGGCGTGGAGGTCGGACCGGCCATCTCGAGGTGGTGTTGGAGGTTGTGGCGAGTGCGCCGCCGGTCGCGGGCGAGCTAGCGAACGGGGGGTCGAGCGGTGACTTGGTTAGCGTGAGTCGAGACACGGAAGAAACCGACGCGACCCCAGGGCCGCGTCACCATGAGAGGGCGCCCCATGGCGATCGATTTCACCCGAACCCACCCGTCTGCGAACGGCCCGTCTGCACAGAGCGGACCGGCCGGCGGCGGCGTGAACCTCAGCAAGATCACCCTGAGCAAGAGCGCACCGACCGTCAGCCTCGCCAAGCGTGGTGAAAGCCAGGGCGCGATGCGCGTCAACCTGAACTGGTCGCAGGGCGCGGCTGCGCCGGCGAAGAAGGGACTGTTCAGCAAGCTGGCGGCAGCGGCGCAGGCGAGCGGCGCGGTCGACCTCGACCTCGGCTGCCTGTATGAGCTGTCCAACGGGCAGAAGGGTGTCATTCAGGCGCTCGGCAACAGCTTCGGTGCGTTGCAGGCCCCGCCGTTCATCCAGCTGGACGGCGACGACCGGTCGGGTGCCGTCACCGGCGGCGAGAACATGCACATCAACCTCGCGCAGCCGGACATGTTCCGGCGCATCCTCATCTTCGCGATGATCTACGAAGGCGCACCCAACTGGGCGGCCGTCGACGGCGTCGTGACGCTCTCTCCCACGTCGGGCCCGCAGGTCGAGGTGAAGCTCGACTCGGCCAACAACTCCGCACGCATCTGCTCGATCGCGCTCATCCAGAACACGCCGCAAGGCATCACAGTCACCCGCGAGGTGGAGTACGTGCAGGGCAGCCAGCGTGACCTCGACCTGAAGTACGGCTGGGGTTTGCAGTGGCAGGCAGGCCGCAAGTAGCCGGCCAGTGCACCTGCAAGATCGACGTTGGCGTTCGTCTGAACTGCCGTCAATACGTCACATAAGAACGATCTGGCGGCATCGTTCGCCCACGCCTTCGCGGCCGGCGACGATGCGCACCATAGGTACAGATGCGCAGGTTACGTACAGGTGCCTGGCGCTGCATCCGGGTGCGCACGTCATAACGTGCGCACCCGGAGATAACGTGCTCCCTCGTACGTAACCTGCGCAGCCACCTGGCCGCGTCCCTCCCATCGTTCGACCAGCGCCGACTTACCGCGCGTTCCAGGACGTCAGCAACGCCCCCTGCGGATAAGACGTGCCGCGCTCCTGGGTGGGCAGCACGTACTGGCTGTACCAACTTGTGCAGTTGACGACACCGAGGTGCAGGTGGGCGCCGGTCACGCCGCCGGTGGCCCCGGAGTAGCCGATCACCTGTCCGCGAATCACGCGCGCACCGACACCGACGCTAAGGGTTGACAGGTGGGCGACCTGGATGCAGTTGTTGGTGCCGGGGCGCTTGACCATCACGACGTTCCCGCCGCCCCCGGGATTCCATCCGGAGAAGGCGACGACTCCGGTCTCGGCCGCGCGCAACGGCGTCCCCGAGGGCAGCCCGATGTCCATCGAATGTTGGTTGTAGACATTCGCGTGGCTGTACGAACCGCCCGGGGTCTGGGTGACCACGTAGCCGCGGCCCTCGGTCCAGGGCAGGTTGGGCGCACAGCGTCCGACGACGGGGGCGTTGCTGCCGGTGCTGATGTCGATGTCGGGCACCCACACGCCGCCGTCCCCGCTGGTCTGGTACCAGATGTCGGAGGTGCCGCCCGTGACGGACGAGGAGTAGTAACCGCTGACCGCCTGGCCGCGGTCGTAGCAGGCGAGCGTGAGCACCTTGCCCTTGCTGAACGAGCGATTACGGGCGAAGTTGAGCGACGGGCCGGTCTGGCCCTGGGTGCTGGCGGCCATCACGGTCGCGGTGCGCGGGGCGGCGCTCGCGGTGTCTGCCGTGACGAACGCCCCGGTGGCCGTGGCGGCGAGTCCGGTGGCGATGGCGGTGGTGCGCAGAATGGACGATTTCATGAAGGTGAGACCTTTCATTCGAACCCGGATCGCGATCGACGATCGCCCGATCAGGTTGTCGCTCGCATGTCGGCGGACGCGTCCCCAGTTCAGGGGATATTCCACGGTTCGCCCCACTCGCGCGCGTCCCAGTAACCGTCCTCGAGTGCGGCCCGCAGCGTCTGCTGCCGGTTCACCGGACCGTCGCCGAGCACCGCGCGGTACTTCTCGTGGATGTGTTTGGTGTGGCAGCGCACGGTGTCGACGCTGACGCACAACCGTGTGGCGATCTCGGACGCGGACAGCCCGTACGCCAGGCCGCGCAGCACGGTCGCCTCGGTAGGGGTGAGGCGCGCACGCAACGGCGGCAGGTCGGCGAGCGCGGCGGCCAGCTGACGGGAAGGGCGCAGTTCGCCGTCGCGGATGCTCGCCAACGTGCGCACGAGCGCGTCCAGCCCGTCGTGTTTGAGGCAGAGCGCGGTGATCCCGGCGGTGACCGCGCTCTGGATCAGGTACGGGCGCTCCTCGGAGGTGTAGAGCACGATCGGCGCGTTCCACTGCACCAGCCGGCCGATGTCGTCCACGCTGCTGCGGCAGTCGCGGCCGAGCCAGAAGTCCAACACGACGACGTCGGGTTGCGGGGGTGGCCCGTCGTCTAGTTCGTCGACGGAGGCGGCGACAGTAACGATGCGAACTACCGCGGGGTGGCTGAGTGGCAGCACCTGCAGGGAGCGGTGGAGGTTCTCATCGTTGTCGATGACCACGACGGACAGCGGACGCGCGAGGGCCGACATGCGTTCTTCCTACCCGACCGTGGTGGACGCGGCCATCCCGTGATCGGGCGAGGGGCCGAGGACGAGGGTGGTTGCGAACGCATCCCGGGTCAGGCGGGCAGGAGTCGACCCGGTCAGCGTGGCGAGTGCACGCAGCCGTTGCTCGGCGTCGGGCGCCAACAGCGAGACGGTGCAGGGTTCACCGGCGCCGCCGAGACGAAGCTCCAACCGGTCGGTGGCGGCTGCGTCGTCCAACAGTCGGTCGAGCACTCGCAGCAGCACGGCGCAGCGGTCGGGGCAGGGGTCGACGGCCGGGTGGATGGTGATCTCGGCGCCGAGCTCGCGGGCGGTCGCGATGCGGTCGCGCAGGGCGGCGTCGAGCACGCCGGGAAGGTTGAGTTCGTCGCGCACCTGAGCCGCGAGCCGGCCCGCGGTGATCCGGTCGGCAGCCTGGAGTCCGTCGGTCGAGATGCGGTGCAGGAACGGTCGGACCGTGCGCTTGGTGAACGATAACAGGTCGCTCACCCGCTCCTCGGACCACACCGCGGTTGCGACGGACAGGCGCTCGCGCACGGCGGCCTCGTCCCGGTCGGCCTTGGTCTGCACCTGGCGCAGTCCGCGGCCGATGGCGTAGGTGAGCCACGGGCACAGGCCCGTCATCAAGGCGCCGGCCGCGGACATCCAGGTGATCTCCGGGTGGGTGCCGACGACTGCCAATGCGGGCGCGAGACCGCACACGGTCAGGAACAGTACGCGCCGCGCCGACCCGAAGAATGCGATCACGCACAACGGGACGCCGGCCATGCCCAGGCCCCAGGACGCGTACGTGTGCAGCGACTGCGGGCCGGCGATCGCGAGCGATGCGGACGCGGACGCCGCGGACGCCGCTGCGACCGCGGCCATGTTCACCCGAGTGAGACGCCCGGACGCCACGGCGCGGGTCAGCCACCACGTCATCAGCCAGACAGCCGCGACGACCACCGACTGCGCCGCCAACTGCGGACCAGGCGTGTGCCGCCACGCGATGAAGGTATGCGCGATCAGCGCGGGCCACGCCGCCCAAACCGCCTCTGGTTGGGCCGGTGATGCCGCTGGTCGAGCCCGCGATCCCGTTCGCCGGTCCGGCGATTCCGCTGGTCGAGGCGACGGCCCCCCTGGTTGGGGCGACGATTCCGCTGGTTGAGCCGGTGGGATGAGCTTGCGATTCCCACCGCGCCGAAACCAAGGTGCCGTCAACGCCAACGTCACGACGACGTCCGCACCATCGCGCCGCAGCGAAGCGCTACCACCAACTGAATTCAACTCGCGCTCAACGCAATTGCGCCAACCCCATCCCGGCCGCAGCGAGCCCGGCGACGCAATCCGATTGCGCACTCGAATCTCGACGCCGTCGCCGCGCAACGCGAGTTCCACCTGCGCCGGTCCGTTGCCATGCCTGGCTGCATTGCGCAGCGCTTCACCCAGCGCGCGCCGCAATGCATCAGCAACGTGTGTCGGCACCGGACGACGAGCACGGGGTGACGGCGTGACACTCACACCCGACGGCACGCACGAGTCGACGAGCGACAACAAATCGACCGCGACATCACCACGCGCCCGAACGGGCAGATCGAACGCGCCGAGCGTTCGCTGGACGACATCGCACTCCACGCCTCCGGAGTCGGCGATACGGATCAGCGTGAACAGCACCTGGTCGTGCAGCACCCGACGCGCGGATTCACCGGCCCGCTTCTCGTCGTCCCGCAATCGTTGGGCTAGTTCGAGTTCGAACTCCCGCGAGCGCACCCGATCGAGCCGGACGATCCTGTGCACCAGCAGGTGGTGGCAGATGGCGATGGCCATGATGCACCCCAGGCTCAGCACGCCGTGGTCGACGAGCATGGCGGTGTCGGCGGCGTACGGCGAGCTCAGGTACGCCGCGACGAAGCACCCGAACCAGGTCGTCAGCACCACCAGAGCCGGGACGATGCGAAGTTGCGAGGCGATCAGGGCGAACGCGAGTCCGACGAGTTGCGATGCGTTGGCGAAACCCGCGAGCGGCGTCAAGCACAGGCCGAGCAACAGTCCGGCCATCCCGAACACGCGGGTCGCACGACGCGCCATCACGAGCAACGAACCGAGCAGCACGATGCCCAACGCAACAGTTACGGACGACGGTCGCCCGGACGCTGCGGCCAGCGACAGACAGATCACAGCGCAGGCGATGAGCAGCGATCGCGTCGTGGCCTCGTAGATGGACACCCGTGGATACGACGACAGTTGCGTCGGCCAGATCCAGAACCGTCCGAGCTCGAGCTGCAGGTGCGAGCGGACGAAGTGGACGGGATTCTCAGCGTCGGCGGCCCGAACAGTCACCTGCGCTCGACCGGCGACGAAACCTGGATGAGTGATCGGCCCCTGGGTCACGGTCCATTGCCGCGCACGAACGTTCTGGCGCACAACCAGCAGTCGGTATGGACTTGGCAAAGTTCGAGGCGGTGGGGGGAGGTTCCATGTGCATCTCGGAAGGTCCCTAGGTCCCCTACCCTCTCCCGATGGGATTCTGCACCAGCGCGCGCGTCAGGCGCTCGACCGTTTTCACTTCGTACAGCCGCCAGTTGGTGGATTGATCCACTGCAACCAGTTCGACGAGGTACTTCAGTTGCGAGTCGACATATTTTGCGAGGACTGGTGTAAAGCAACGGATCTCTGGCTCAGTGACGTGGACGATGGCGCCGAGGTCCAGAAACAGATGGCGATGCTGATGAAAATCCTGGATCTTGGCGACGGTGGATTGGTGCTGGAGCCCCAAGGTCCGAGATGTGTGGCGGTGACCCGGTTCGGTGGTCGAGGCGCACCAGTGCCGCCAGCACGGCAGCTTGCGCGGTGGCCTGCACGAGCACGAGGAACTGGTTGAAGTAGGCGCTGATGAGGTTAACGCCGCCGAGCAGCAGGATGACCGAACCGACGCCGGAGCGGGTGCCGGATCGGTGTTCGTCGCCGTCCGGGCCCAGCCTGCGCACGGCGCGCCAGGCGTGGACGCCCGCAGCGAGTCCGATCGCCGCGGTGACCGCGACGGCCGTCCAGGCGACAGGGCCGAAGTCGTCGCCGAGCAGGCTGTTGTTGCCCTGCAGCGACGGCGGACCGAACAGGTGCCACAGGGCGAGCGCGCACACACCCGGGCCGCCGATGACGCCGACGGTCCCGAGGACGGCAAGCGCGAACCGGGTCAGGCGGCGGACGCGGTCGGTCGGCAGCAGTCGTTCCTCTAGTGACTGCAGACGGGTGAGTTGGCGTCCGGCCCAGGCGGTGTCGGCGGCGACGACATGTTGCTTGGCTTCGTCGAGAGCATGGTTCAAACCTTCGATGATCGCTTCGGTTTGGGTGTCGGTGTCGAATTCACTTGCACGACAGAGGTGTTCGTCGATGAGGTCGATCTGGTGCTGGTTCAGTGGGCCGTCGGGCGCCGGCTGCATGAGTTCGAGTGCGGCGTACAGATGGGCGCGGACGCTGCGCCGACGGCGTTGCCCGACGCGGTAGGCGAGGTAAGCCAAGACTGCAAGGACGGCATACGCGATGGGGGCAGCGAGCGGGAAGAAGTAGTCGTTGTCCTGGGTGATGAACTTGCCGATCTCGTCGACGAACAGTCCGGCGCCGACGCCGCCGAGGACTGCAGCGAGCGCGCCGGTCCACCGGTTCGACAAGGCCAGTGCGATCGCGAGACCGATCATGAGCAGCAATCCGCCCCATACGGCGTGGGCGATGTGGATGATCTTGCCGCCGACCTGGGGGAAGCCGGTGGCGACGAGGTAGGGCGCGGGTCGCCAGGATCGTGACGATCGCCGACACCACCACCCAAGCGACGTCAGTGCCCGCCGACGCGTGGGTCACCGGGCGGCGGGTGTGCGATGCGCTCATCCGGCCATTCGAACATCCCGAGGACTCGGGAAGTTGACATGTCCCAACGCAGATGTGAAGTGCATGCCGGCCTCAACGCTGCCTTGTAGCGACCCTGGGTTCATTCAGGCGGCTGACGCTCGACGCGCCACCCGTTGATGTGATCTTGGGGGGCGGGTGGTGCCAGGTGGTCGCTCACTGCCTCGATGAGCTGAACATGCCGCAGCGGCGACACCTTACGAGTCACTGTCGTGCCGTGATCGCTTAGTTCGACGGCGAGGTCCATTAACTCAGCCCGCGACGCAGAGGCGATCTTATGTTCCAGCGTCCATCGTGTGCGCAACCATTGCGGTGATGACGAACGAACTGAATAAGAGCGCTCTGTCCAGAGCGTCAGCGGGCGCGGTCGGCGGCCGAGTCGTACGCAACGTAGAACGTGGGACGCGCCTGCTGACCGCTGAACACCCGTCCTACGTACTCGCCGAGGATGCCCAGACACAGCAGCTGGACGGCGGAGAATCCGACGATCACGGCCATCATCGAGGTCCATCCCGACACGGTATGCCCGGTCATCCAGCTACCGAGCACATATGCCAGTAGCACCGTTGCGAACAGGAAACCGAGCAGGCTGAACCAGGTCGCGAACCGCAGCGGCGCGACGCTGAATCCGGTGATCGAGTCGGCGGTCAGACGCAGCATCTTGGCGAGCGGATACTTCGACTCGCCCGCCGCTCGTGCCTCGCGGCGATAGCCGACCTCGGCCGACGGGAAGCCCAGCGAGGGGATCGTCAGGCGGAGCACGCGGTTGTGCTCCGGCAGCGACAGTGCCGCCTCAACCGTGGCGCGCGACA
This is a stretch of genomic DNA from Yimella lutea. It encodes these proteins:
- a CDS encoding M23 family metallopeptidase, which produces MKSSILRTTAIATGLAATATGAFVTADTASAAPRTATVMAASTQGQTGPSLNFARNRSFSKGKVLTLACYDRGQAVSGYYSSSVTGGTSDIWYQTSGDGGVWVPDIDISTGSNAPVVGRCAPNLPWTEGRGYVVTQTPGGSYSHANVYNQHSMDIGLPSGTPLRAAETGVVAFSGWNPGGGGNVVMVKRPGTNNCIQVAHLSTLSVGVGARVIRGQVIGYSGATGGVTGAHLHLGVVNCTSWYSQYVLPTQERGTSYPQGALLTSWNAR
- a CDS encoding TetR-like C-terminal domain-containing protein, which encodes MNTTAAGTLIYWPVRMRSSPSVRRAGHARLKPLPLFADHAALMTELRVNAYAGLCEQLVGGGDAANPRDRRSQFRSMARSFRRWSLSKPDEFGLLYNSPAPGEDNWSGPVFVERARAGTIVGSVIEKALATGQLVPTTRGVELRKTPDLVDADGKTLTSAAVSVTMVGWAALVGQLCLEARRATMVEDPAIQFEQYLDAVTAAWVSSRRLGSASPVEPTFPAG
- a CDS encoding TerD family protein — translated: MAIDFTRTHPSANGPSAQSGPAGGGVNLSKITLSKSAPTVSLAKRGESQGAMRVNLNWSQGAAAPAKKGLFSKLAAAAQASGAVDLDLGCLYELSNGQKGVIQALGNSFGALQAPPFIQLDGDDRSGAVTGGENMHINLAQPDMFRRILIFAMIYEGAPNWAAVDGVVTLSPTSGPQVEVKLDSANNSARICSIALIQNTPQGITVTREVEYVQGSQRDLDLKYGWGLQWQAGRK
- a CDS encoding helix-turn-helix transcriptional regulator; translation: MSALARPLSVVVIDNDENLHRSLQVLPLSHPAVVRIVTVAASVDELDDGPPPQPDVVVLDFWLGRDCRSSVDDIGRLVQWNAPIVLYTSEERPYLIQSAVTAGITALCLKHDGLDALVRTLASIRDGELRPSRQLAAALADLPPLRARLTPTEATVLRGLAYGLSASEIATRLCVSVDTVRCHTKHIHEKYRAVLGDGPVNRQQTLRAALEDGYWDAREWGEPWNIP
- a CDS encoding class F sortase — encoded protein: MPSATRRDLLALACGLSAAGALWRWGTPESGGGAASPPPVSTPDASSSGASGAGPDGTGVPARLVIPAIQLDEPVAALGLNSEGQMVPPANTVQWYTGSVAPGRPGICVIAGHVTYSGPDVFHRLPSLRVGDLVAVTARTGEVTQFAVTRTRQVDKQELTSDPSVWGDTDERVLALITCDPDSPVREGHLAGNFVAWASPVSHR
- a CDS encoding polysaccharide deacetylase family protein; the protein is MITRRRASTAAVAAVALSALACAPVAEANPSRAGTPAHRGTPTSTRPIVALTFDDGPSALTPQVLRVLAKHNVKATFFMQGSHVAANPALARRVAREGHTIGNHSYSHPNFTSLTPEQADTEITSTNAVIQSVTGVKPVLFRYPFGVETDSGNAVIRREQMWGGVMWHWATSDPGDFECPGRRGVVEYVVGNAVDQALILLHDGNDVLDCGARQVRFLDAAVTKLKARGFRFGVVVPADGPSTVNDQSWVQVVEPTRATRR
- a CDS encoding glycosyltransferase family 2 protein — its product is MLVIVPAHNESEQIADTIESVLQQSLPPTQVVVACDNCTDDTAAIAARYPVTVMETVDNRARKSGAMNQAWLAHGQDADFVLTMDADTTLANDTLEHLLVGLLDGRRRAAVCARYWAKDSTGLAWRLQRLEYARYDDTRELRGWRVQVASGAASLYRGSVLRYVVAEFDRPGPWDEHSLIEDYGLTLDLKTLGYEVRAAPGATVLTDTPDTFKELWQQRQRWGRGGVDECRKRGWTPATRRDLLAYMLFGFGLTMRLLWVFYVVLILVLATGFAFSLLGLVPLAVMWVERVSSAWRVPGRTWVDLTIAGTVLVEDVYGMFLETCTSVSIFKSLRSSQQVW